The Helianthus annuus cultivar XRQ/B chromosome 16, HanXRQr2.0-SUNRISE, whole genome shotgun sequence genome includes a window with the following:
- the LOC110919877 gene encoding uncharacterized protein LOC110919877: MPSPATVKEMQRLAGRLAALNRFLANHAAKSYPFISTLRNCGKKTPFQWTPEAEAAFKQMKEYLIQLPTLTAPKEKEPLILYMSAAEVAVGAVLMVERENIQTPIYYISKMLTGPETRYSMIEKLVLALVHASRRLRRYFSGHIITVPTNYHLGQILSKPDIAGRLAKWAIELGGYNIFYKPRPAIKGQVLADFATEVPIDKVQECEAIQNPTPVFDDRVWTLHTDGASNDDGAGAGLRLVSPDNHELTCAIRLDFPSTNNEAEYEAFLAGLRLALKMGAKNLEANVDSKLVAEQVNGRYDAKGETMALYLEQARMLINQFQTFKVNHINRSENKHADALSKLAATSFKHLAKEVRIEVLSNPSIHLKQVCVIEMGNPSWMSPIILYLQHGKLPEGKAEARKIQHKAINYEMADGVLYRKSFMGPLLRCVDKTDA; the protein is encoded by the coding sequence ATGCCATCACCGGCAACAGTCAAGGAAATGCAAAGACTCGCCGGACGATTAGCAGCTCTGAATAGATTTTTGGCCAACCATGCGGCAAAATCTTACCCATTTATCAGTACGCTGCGAAACTGCGGAAAGAAAACTCCCTTTCAATGGACACCTGAAGCGGAAGCAGCATTCAAGCAAATGAAAGAGTATTTAATCCAGTTACCAACGCTGACTgcgccaaaagaaaaagaaccatTAATCTTATATATGTCAGCCGCGGAGGTAGCAGTAGGCGCAGTACTAATGGTAGAACGGGAAAATATCCAGACTCcaatctactacatcagcaaaatgctcaccgGCCCCGAAACTCGTTACTCAATGATAGAAAAACTAGTTCTAGCACTAGTACACGCATCCAGGCGTTTGCGCAGGTATTTTTCAGGCCATATCATCACAGTACCGACAAATTATCATTTGGGCCAAATCTTGTCAAAACCCGACATAGCAGGGAGATTAGCTAAATGGGCCATCGAGCTAGGAGGCTACAACATTTTTTACAAACCAAGACCTGCAATCAAAGGGCAGGTTCTAGCAGACTTCGCCACCGAAGTTCCCATTGATAAAGTACAAGAATGTGAGGCAATCCAGAACCCGACGCCTGTTTTTGACGACAGAGTCTGGACCTTACACACTGACGGTGCTTCCAATGACGACGGAGCAGGAGCAGGTCTCCGATTAGTCAGCCCGGATAATCACGAACTCACATGTGCTATCCGCTTAGATTTTCCAAGTACCAACAACGAAGCGGAATACGAAGCATTTTTAGCAGGTCTTCGTCTAGCACTCAAAATGGGAGCAAAAAACCTTGAAGCTAACGTCGACTCAAAACTAGTAGCCGAACAAGTTAACGGTCGTTATGACGCGAAGGGCGAGACTATGGCGTTGTACCTTGAACAAGCACGGATGCTAATCAATCAATTTCAgacattcaaagtcaatcacataaacagaagcgagaacaagcATGCTGACGCACTAAGCAAATTAGCTGCTACTAGCTTTAAACACTTAGCAAAAGAAGTGCGCATAGAGGTACTATCCAATCCTTCCATTCACCTGAAACAAGTATGTGTCATAGAGATGGGAAATCCGTCCTGGATGTCTCCAATTATTTTGTATCTTCAACACGGGAAGCTCCCGGAAGGAAAGGCAGAAGCCCGAAAAATACAACACAAAGCAATAAACTACGAGATGGCGGATGGCGTCCTTTATCGGAAATCATTCATGGGTCCGTTACTACGTTGTGTTGATAAAACAGATGCTTAG